The DNA sequence GGTACAGTCTCAGCCTGTAGTCTTCGACTCGTACTAAACGCTTAGGCGTCTTCGTTTTTAAGCGGTTTTTTATTCTAACGAGCATTATTCGGAATTCTGCTCCTTACAGGATTCTAACGAGCATTATTCGGAATTCTGCTCCTTACAGGATTCTAACGAGCATTATTCGGAATTCTGCTCCTTACAGGATTCTAACGAGCATTATTCGGAATTCTGCTCCTTACAGCATTCTAACGAGCATTATTCGGAATTCTGCTCCTTAGCGGGTTCTAACGAGCATTATTCAGAATTCTGCTCCTTAGAGTGTGTACATAAACATAAAAAAACTGCCAACAACTTCACTTTAAGTGACTTTGTTGACAGTCTGAACTGCTCGCAGCGTTTGCGAGCAGTTTTTATTTTCGAGCATATTTACCTTCTCTATACGTGTAATCTGTATAATCTTTTATACGCTCATCATATTCTTCTTTAGTTATAATTTTAAGATTAAGTAACTCTTTAGCTTTAGTTGTATAACTCTCAATGTTAGCTTCTTTCATTATTTCTTCAACATCCCTTCTAAAGTAGCAATACAAAATGAAATTTAACTACGATCATTTTTTGAAGCAAAAGAATAGAAATGATTATAGTAGTTTCTATAAACTAAAGTTTATGAATAGCTATAAATACTTAATTGAATTATAAAACTTTTCAAATATTAAATCTACTAAATTTTTCAAATATAGCACTATTTTAAGTATAATGATAAACCGTATTTACAAATTTTACACTTTCACAACTAAATACATTTATAATTCAGGAAGTCAATACAGAACATTTGTACTTGTGCACAAGTTAACCACAAATTGTGGATAACATTGGTATATCTCATTATATGTTTGTGGATAAGTTTTTATAATCTGAAACGTTTTTTACATATTACTTGTGGATAACTAGGATAACTTTGTGGATGACTGGAAAATCAAGCATTTCATTGTGAATAAACATGTAGATGAAATAGATAATAAAAATGCGCTAAGGTGTAAAATTTACCTTAGCGCAAATGGATTAATCTAATTGGTTTTCTATTAACTCCCATTTTTCCATACTCTCTTCGAGCAGATGTTCTGTTTGAATTCTTTGACTATTAATCTCATTACTTTTTTCTACATCATTAAATACTTCAGGTAACGTAAGTTGATGCTCAAAATCAGCGATCTGTGCTTCGTAATGAGAGATGTCATGTTCTATTTCTTCTAATTGACGTTCTAATTTACGTCTTTCTTTTTTCATTTGTTTCTGATTTATATAATAATTTTCGTCTATATTTTCATTTTGTTGATGAATGCTACTTTGTTCGTAGTTATGAATCGCTTCTCTTTGTTCGAGCTTTTCTAAATAATATTGATAATCACCATGGAATAATTCGTTACCCTCTGTTGTGATATGAAAGATTTTAGTAGATAATTCATTGATAAAATAACGGTCATGAGATACGAAAAGTATAGTGCCTTCATAATTTTGAAGTGCTTTTTCTAACATTTCTTTTGAATCAATGTCTAAATGGTTTGTTGGCTCATCTAGAATAAGTACATTATTCTTTTCTAACATTAATAAAGCTAATTGTAATCGAGCTTTCTCGCCACCTGATAAGTCGTTAATGACTTTTTTAACTTCATCTTGAGTAAATAGAAATCTCCCAAGTATTGTTCGTATATCTTTTTCAGGCATGTGCGTATATTGATCCCACACATAATCTAGAATCGTCATATTGGATTTGAATTCTGCTTGTTTTTGGTCATAATAGCCCATTTGTATATTTGAGCCAAAATGAATATCTCCAGATAGGGGAGATAATTTTTTAGATATCGTTTTAATTAATGTAGATTTTCCAATCCCATTAGGGCCAATAATAGCTATTCTGTCATGACGTTTAACGTCTAAGTTAATTGCGGGTGTGATTTTATTCGTGTAACCAATTTCTAAGTTTTTTATAGATAATACATCCTCACCGGTAGCACGATTAATTTCAAATTGAATTTGAGCACTTTTAGCATCAAGTCGAGGTTTTTCAATTCTTTCCATTCTTTCTAGAACTTTTCTACGACTTTTAGCCATGCCACTTGTTGATGCTCTCGTTATATTTTTTTCGACAAATGTTTCTAACTTTTTAATTTCACTTTGTTGTCTTTCATATTCAAGCATTACTTTTTCATAGTGCGCATCGCGTTCTTTTAAAAATTTACTATAATTTCCGATATATCTCTTAACGGAACCTAAGGCAACGTCATACACTTGATTCACAATCTTATCCAAGAAATATCTATCGTGACTGATTATAACAATCGCGCCTTTGAAATGTGTTAAGTAGTTCTCTAACCATTCAGTTGTTTCCATATCTAAATGGTTTGTCGGTTCATCTAATAATAATAAATCTGGTTCACTTAAAAGCATTTGTGCCATTGATAGTCTTGTTTTTTGACCGCCACTAAAAGAATTTATAGGTCTGTCAAAATCTGATTCTGTAAAATTCAAACCCGTTAAAACAGTTTTGATTTTACTTTCATATTGATAACCATCCATTGATTCAAACTGATTAGAAAGTTGTTCGTAGCGTTCTAATTTTTCTTGATAATCTGCACCGTCATATTCATCAGCATGTTCACTTAACCAATTTGTAAGTTCTTTTAAATTATTTTCCATTCTTATAATATGCTCAAATGGCTTTTTCATTTCATTTATAACGGTATCTGTTGAATTCAATGACATTTGTTGTGTTAAATAACCCATCGTAACTTGCTTACCTTTTGAAAAGTTACCTGAATCATAATCTTCAACACCGGCAATAATTTTCATTAAAGTTGTTTTACCAGCGCCATTTCTACCGACGATAGCAATTCGTTCTCCCGTTTTTACTTCGAAGTCGACATCTGAAAAAATGATGTCTCCGTCAAAAGATTTTTCTAATTTATTTATTTGTAAAAGTATCATGTTTACACCTCTCTATTAATTATTATTCTACATGAAAATTACGAATAAATGTACGAATATTACATACAATATATGTATAGTTATTTCAACTCAAGTTTGATATAATAAAACCAATAGATGTGAACACAATCACATTACTTTATTGTAGAAAAGGTGAGGATTTTGGCGAAGAATGATGTGAAGATCCCGAAAGCAACTTTGAAGCGTTTGCCTCTATATTATAGATTTGTTAGTACGCTCCATAATTCAGGTGTTGATCGTGTTTCTTCTAAAGAACTAAGTGACGGACTTAAAATAGATTCAGCAACAATTCGTCGCGATTTTTCGTATTTTGGTGAATTAGGTAAAAAAGGGTACGGATACAATATAAGCTATTTATTAAAATTCTTTAGAACAACATTAGAACAAGAAGATATGACTAAAGTTGCAATAGTAGGTGTAGGTAATTTAGGAACTGCACTTGTTAATTATAATTTTACTGTAAATGATAGAATGCAAATTGTAGCTGCTTTTGATCAATCAGAAGATATCGTTGGTAAAATGGTAGGGAAATTAACGGTCGACAGTATGGAAGATTTTGAAAAAGTGCTTGAAGATTTAAATATACAAGTTGTAATATTGACAGTACCACAACAAGTGGCACAACAAGTTGCTGATCGTATAACGGCAGCCGGAATAACTGGAATATTGAACTTTACACCTCAAAGAATTAATGTACCAGAGAAAGTACAAGTTCATCATATAGATTTAGGAATTGAATTACAGTCTTTAATCTTCTTTATGAAGAATCAATAGGAGGGGTATCAGTATGGAAGCTTTAACTTTTATTAATACACTTGGAATTTCAGGACCAGTCAGCTTATTATTTATAGGGGTAGTTGCATTAATTATATTTGGACCTAAGAAGTTACCACAGTTTGGTAGAGCAATGGGATCTACATTAAAAGAATTTAAAGACGCTACAGATGGTATGACAAACTTTGATGAAAAGAAAAGCAATCACGAAGAAAGTAAAGATAAAGAAGTTAAATAGAACATTATTTAACTCATATTCACATTAATGTGGCGGGGTTTCCTGCCACATCTTTTTTTAGATTGGAGGTAAGATGGTGGATAAAGACAATTTAACTTTTGTCGAACACTTAGAGGAATTACGTAGTCGTATTATGATCATTGCTTATTTTCTAATAGGTGGACTCGTTTTAGGATTTTTCTTTGCCAAACCGGTCATTTACTATATTACACACGATGATTTCACTCAAAATTTAGAATTAAATGCTTTTAGAATTACAGATCCACTTACAATTTACATAGCGATGATTGTTGTTATGGCATTCATTGTCGTATCACCAGTTATTTTATATCAACTATGGGCGTTTATTTCACCTGGATTACATCCGAAAGAACAAAAAGTAACATTAAGCTATATACCATTTAGTTTAATTTTGTTTATAGCTGGATTAATCTTTTCATACTTTATAATATTCCCTTATTTAATCTCATTTACTATGGGATTAGCAGAAGATATGGGGATAAAACAAACAATTGGTATTAAAGAATACTTCAGTGAATTATTTAAATTCACAATTCCATTTGGATTCGTGTTCCAGTTGCCTATACTTTTATTATTTTTAACAAGATTGGGTATCGTAACACCGATGTTTTTAAAGAAAAATAGAAAATATGCTTACTTCATATTGCTAGTATTAGCAGCATTAATTGCACCGCCAGATTTTATGACGCATATGCTTTTCACAATTCCAATGATCATATTATATGAATTTAGCATTGTCATTTCTAAAATCGGTTATAAAAAATATTTAAAAGCAGAACAAAAGTTAATGGAAGAAGAATTAGGAATGGTTGATAACGAAGAAAAGGATCAGTAAATTTAATTTGCTGATTCTTTTTTGCGCTAACGGAATTGTTTCTCGATTATTTTACGATAGCCGGTTCTAACGACCATTATTCAGAATTGTGACCGTTAGCGGGTTTTAACGACCATTATTCGGAATTGTGACCGTTAGCCGGTTCTAACGACCATTATTCGGAATTGTGACCGTTAGCGGGTTTTAACGACCATTATTCGGAATTGTGACCGTTAGCGGGTTCTAACGACCATTATTCAGAATTCTGACCGTTAGCGGATTCTAACGACCATTATTCGGAATTGTGACCGTTAGCGGGTTCTAACGACCATTATTCAGAATTGTGACCGTTAGCGGGTTTTAACGACCATTATTCGGAATTGTGACCGTTAGCCGGTTCTAACGACCATTATTCGGAATTGTGACCGTTAGCGGGTTCTAACGACCATTATTCAGAATTCTGACCGTTAGCGGAATCTAACGACCATTATTCGGAATTGTGACCGTTAGAATTTGATCCTCGATTAAAAACGAAGACGCCCAAGCGTTTAGTACAAGTCGAAGACTACAGGCTGAGACTGTACCCTAGGCAAGCGAGTTTTTAATCGGTTAAGTTTATTCTACAAACTAAGAGCTGAGACTTAATTGTCTAAGTTCTTTTTTTATTATTAAAAGGTATTGGATTTTGTTATATGATAAAATAATGTAATAACAAATAACTTGGGATGGTTCGGAATTAAAGTAAGGAGAATGGTAATGGCTAATTGGACACGTGAAGAAAAATACACAAAATTATCAGATATAACTGAAGAAGCGTATGCGCAACTTCAAGAAAGAGTTAATCAATCTAAGTGGCGACAGATTTTTCATATTCAACCTAAGACTGGGTTGTTAAATGATCCGAATGGGTTGATATATCACAACGGTGAGTATCATGTTTTTCATCAATGGTTTCCTTTAGATGCGGTTCATGGTATTAAGTATTGGTATCATTATACGAGTAAAGATTTAGTTTACTTTGATGATAAAGGGGTCGCTTTAGCACCAGATACTTCTCTTGATAGTCATGGTGTATATTCAGGAAGCGGTTTTGATTATAATGGTAAGTTACATTTAATGTACACGGGTAATGTGAGAGATTCTGAATGGAATAGAACATCGAATCAACTGATTGCTGTGGAAAATGAAGATAGCACTTTTGAAAAGTTTGAAAGTCCTGTAATTTCAGGAAGTCCGGAAGGTTATACTGAGCATTTTAGAGATCCTAAAGTTTGGAAAGAAAATGATAAATATTATGCTATATTCGGTATTCAACGTGAAGATGAAACGGGAACTGTTGTAATTTATGAATCAGAAGATATTAAGAATTGGCAGTTCAAAGGAGAACTTGAAACGGATTTAAATAACTTTGGTTATATGTGGGAATGCCCGGATTTATTTAAGTTAAATGGACAAGAGGTTTTAGCATTTTCACCACAAGGTATTGAAGCGAAAGATAATCAATTTGAAAATATATATCAATCGGGATACATAATTGGCAAGGTTAATTTAGATGAATTAACTATGAAACATGGTGAATTTAAAGAGTTTGATCAAGGATTTGATTTTTATGCACCACAAACATTTTTAGATGAAGATGGAAATAGAATATTAATTGGTTGGATGGGGCTTCCAGAAATCGATTATGCAACTGATGAAGAAGGTTGGGCACACTGTTTAACATTACCGAGAGTTTTAACGATAGAAAATGGTAAGTTAAAACAAAGACCGATTAAAGCGTTAGAGAAACTTAGAACGAATAAAGAAACTGCTGAAGGATACGCGAATAAGCATTCAGTTAAGTTACAGCCTTATGAAGGTAAACAATTCGAACTTCTAATTGATATTTTAGAAAATGAAGCAACTGAAATATATTTTGATGTGCGCGTATCAAAAAAATGTTCGACTCAATTGATATATAATACACGTACGAAAAAGTTAACTTTAGATCGTTTTGAAAGTGGCATTGTGAGTCAAAATGTAGAAAAAACGACAAGAGAAGTAATATTAGAAAATGATTTAAAACAATTAAGAGTATACAGTGATACTTCTAGTTTAGAGATTTTTGTTAATGATGGTGACCATGTATTAACGACTAGAATCTTCCCTGATGAAAATGCAATTAATTTTAGAACATCAACTGAATCCGGCCAAGTTTATTTGAAATTTACAAAATACGATATTAAATCGAATAATCAATAAATTTATTAAACACTTGTTGACTTTACAGCAAGTGTTTTTATTATATTTCTGAAATTATGAGAAATATGAACAAGTTATTACAAAATATTAATTCTATGTAACATATAAAGACTATGCATAGTAACCAATTAAATTTTGATTTATACTATTAGTAATGAGAAATATAGAAGGAGGGGAAGAACTTTTGATGAAGACATTTAAAAATATCACATTGTCTATTGTGATATTATCATCAGCGGTATTTGGCGTATCTTACGGGAATGATATTTATGCTAAAGTAACGACTGACAATACTTCTCCTAAAACAAATCAAGAAGCTAGTACAGAAGAACCAAGTACGGAAGAGCCAAGTACAGAGGAACCAAGTACGGAAGAACCAAGTACGGAAGAACCAAGTACAGAGGAACCAAGTACAGAAGAGCCAAGTACAGAAGAACCAAGTACGGAAGAGCCGAGCACCGAAGAACCAAGCACACAAGAGCCAAATACACATGAACCAAGTACAGAAGAACCAAGTACAGAAGAACCAAGTACGGAAGAACCAAGTACGGAAGAACCAAGTACGGAAGAACCAAGTACGGAAGAGCCAAGTACGGAAGAGCCAAGTACAGAAGAACCAAGTACAGAGGAACCAAGTACGGAAGAACCAAGTGCTGGAGGAAATAACGGAAATAATAGCAGTAACCAAACACCACAACCAAATAATGGTTCAACATCAACAGAAAAACCAAATTCAAATGACTCAAACAATACAAGTGGCAATCAACAGCTTAGTGTAAGTCAATTTGTACCAACAATACCAAGTTATCCAAATGACAATGGATTAGGTACATATAGTAGTGAACAACAAACGCCACTTGAAGAAGCACCTAAATTTATTCCAGGAAAATCAGAAGCATATTATACGAAAATGGATAAAGATGTTCTTAATTTAGTGACGAGTAAAGTTGGTTCAAGACCCGATTTAGCTGATCCTAAATTCAAAAAGAATGCGAAAACAACAGAAACAACATTAGTAGATGATGATAGTGACACTAAAAAAACGAGTACAACTACAGATAATATAGAAAATACAAGCAATGAAAAAGATACTTCAAAACCATTAATATTAGGCGTATCAATTGCTATCGTAATCATATTTGGTTCAATTATATGGTTCATTTTCAGAAGATTTAATCGTTCATAATAATAAATAAACTAAATTGATAACAAGCACCCCAAACTAAGAACTTAAAAATTCATAGTTTGGGGTGTTTATTGCAGAAAAAAGAATGTGAGCATATAATTTAAACATAAAGGGGTGTGCGTTTATGTCTAAAAATAATGAAAAATTATCTTTACAAGTTGCAGCATTAACAAGAGAAACAAAAAAGCTTGGCATTCCAATTATGATCGTATTTGAAGGAATACCTGCTTCGGGGAAAACAAGATTATCTAATGAATTGTTATTAACGTTGGATGCAAAATATACTCATTTCATTCCAACAAAATCACCAACAGAAGAAGATTTAAGATATCAATTTTTACAAAAGTATTGGAACACGATACCAGCAAAAGGGGATATTAACATATACTTTAGAAGTTGGTATGCATATTTTATAGAATATCAAGAGAACAAAATTAAGCATTCAATATACAATAAATATCATCACTTAAAAAGACAAATTAATGATTTTGAATCAATGATTAAAGCAGATGGTTATGAGATTATTAAATTTTATATAGAAATAAATGATAAAAAGAGAAATGAACATTTAAAAGAAATGAAAGAAAATCCGTTAACAAGTTGGAAAGCGCAAGAATATGAAAAAGCTATTTCAGATGACGTTTATCATAAAGAGATGCATAAAATTTTAAAAGAATCTTCTAAAGATGAATGGAAAGTAATCGATTATACTGAAAAAACTGAAGCAATTGGTTTAATGTATCAGCACATTATCGATCGATTAGAAAACGCCATAGAAGTACATCATAATAAGAAGAAAGAAATCGATGGGGCATTTTCGGAAGCATTTCATACTAAAATGTTTGAACAAAAATTAGACAAAGTTGATAAAAAGACATACAAAGAATTATTGGGAACATTGCAAGATAGATTAAAAGAATTGCAGTTTGCACTATATGAAAGAAAGATTCCACTTATATTAGCATATGAAGGAATGGATGCAGCAGGAAAAGGTGGCAATATAAAAAGAGTTAGAGAAAAACTTGATCCAACAGGTTATGAAGTTAACGCGATTAGTGCACCAACTGATGTAGAACTTAATCACCATTACTTATGGCGTTTCGCAAAAGATATGCCAAGAAGCGGACATATTG is a window from the Mammaliicoccus sp. Marseille-Q6498 genome containing:
- a CDS encoding SdrH family protein translates to MKTFKNITLSIVILSSAVFGVSYGNDIYAKVTTDNTSPKTNQEASTEEPSTEEPSTEEPSTEEPSTEEPSTEEPSTEEPSTEEPSTEEPSTEEPSTQEPNTHEPSTEEPSTEEPSTEEPSTEEPSTEEPSTEEPSTEEPSTEEPSTEEPSTEEPSAGGNNGNNSSNQTPQPNNGSTSTEKPNSNDSNNTSGNQQLSVSQFVPTIPSYPNDNGLGTYSSEQQTPLEEAPKFIPGKSEAYYTKMDKDVLNLVTSKVGSRPDLADPKFKKNAKTTETTLVDDDSDTKKTSTTTDNIENTSNEKDTSKPLILGVSIAIVIIFGSIIWFIFRRFNRS
- a CDS encoding twin-arginine translocase TatA/TatE family subunit, whose product is MEALTFINTLGISGPVSLLFIGVVALIIFGPKKLPQFGRAMGSTLKEFKDATDGMTNFDEKKSNHEESKDKEVK
- a CDS encoding sucrose-6-phosphate hydrolase gives rise to the protein MANWTREEKYTKLSDITEEAYAQLQERVNQSKWRQIFHIQPKTGLLNDPNGLIYHNGEYHVFHQWFPLDAVHGIKYWYHYTSKDLVYFDDKGVALAPDTSLDSHGVYSGSGFDYNGKLHLMYTGNVRDSEWNRTSNQLIAVENEDSTFEKFESPVISGSPEGYTEHFRDPKVWKENDKYYAIFGIQREDETGTVVIYESEDIKNWQFKGELETDLNNFGYMWECPDLFKLNGQEVLAFSPQGIEAKDNQFENIYQSGYIIGKVNLDELTMKHGEFKEFDQGFDFYAPQTFLDEDGNRILIGWMGLPEIDYATDEEGWAHCLTLPRVLTIENGKLKQRPIKALEKLRTNKETAEGYANKHSVKLQPYEGKQFELLIDILENEATEIYFDVRVSKKCSTQLIYNTRTKKLTLDRFESGIVSQNVEKTTREVILENDLKQLRVYSDTSSLEIFVNDGDHVLTTRIFPDENAINFRTSTESGQVYLKFTKYDIKSNNQ
- a CDS encoding redox-sensing transcriptional repressor Rex, whose protein sequence is MAKNDVKIPKATLKRLPLYYRFVSTLHNSGVDRVSSKELSDGLKIDSATIRRDFSYFGELGKKGYGYNISYLLKFFRTTLEQEDMTKVAIVGVGNLGTALVNYNFTVNDRMQIVAAFDQSEDIVGKMVGKLTVDSMEDFEKVLEDLNIQVVILTVPQQVAQQVADRITAAGITGILNFTPQRINVPEKVQVHHIDLGIELQSLIFFMKNQ
- the tatC gene encoding twin-arginine translocase subunit TatC, with translation MVDKDNLTFVEHLEELRSRIMIIAYFLIGGLVLGFFFAKPVIYYITHDDFTQNLELNAFRITDPLTIYIAMIVVMAFIVVSPVILYQLWAFISPGLHPKEQKVTLSYIPFSLILFIAGLIFSYFIIFPYLISFTMGLAEDMGIKQTIGIKEYFSELFKFTIPFGFVFQLPILLLFLTRLGIVTPMFLKKNRKYAYFILLVLAALIAPPDFMTHMLFTIPMIILYEFSIVISKIGYKKYLKAEQKLMEEELGMVDNEEKDQ
- a CDS encoding phosphate--AMP phosphotransferase, translated to MSKNNEKLSLQVAALTRETKKLGIPIMIVFEGIPASGKTRLSNELLLTLDAKYTHFIPTKSPTEEDLRYQFLQKYWNTIPAKGDINIYFRSWYAYFIEYQENKIKHSIYNKYHHLKRQINDFESMIKADGYEIIKFYIEINDKKRNEHLKEMKENPLTSWKAQEYEKAISDDVYHKEMHKILKESSKDEWKVIDYTEKTEAIGLMYQHIIDRLENAIEVHHNKKKEIDGAFSEAFHTKMFEQKLDKVDKKTYKELLGTLQDRLKELQFALYERKIPLILAYEGMDAAGKGGNIKRVREKLDPTGYEVNAISAPTDVELNHHYLWRFAKDMPRSGHIEIFDRSWYGRVLVERVEGFATKEEWRRAYEEINQFEKMWTDEGAIVLKFFLTLDKDEQLKRFKEREETVEKQWKITDEDWRNREKWDLYLEASHDMIEKTNTDYAPWLIVPADHKKTARIEVLKYIIKKCEEALWGVKQY
- a CDS encoding ABC-F family ATP-binding cassette domain-containing protein, with the protein product MILLQINKLEKSFDGDIIFSDVDFEVKTGERIAIVGRNGAGKTTLMKIIAGVEDYDSGNFSKGKQVTMGYLTQQMSLNSTDTVINEMKKPFEHIIRMENNLKELTNWLSEHADEYDGADYQEKLERYEQLSNQFESMDGYQYESKIKTVLTGLNFTESDFDRPINSFSGGQKTRLSMAQMLLSEPDLLLLDEPTNHLDMETTEWLENYLTHFKGAIVIISHDRYFLDKIVNQVYDVALGSVKRYIGNYSKFLKERDAHYEKVMLEYERQQSEIKKLETFVEKNITRASTSGMAKSRRKVLERMERIEKPRLDAKSAQIQFEINRATGEDVLSIKNLEIGYTNKITPAINLDVKRHDRIAIIGPNGIGKSTLIKTISKKLSPLSGDIHFGSNIQMGYYDQKQAEFKSNMTILDYVWDQYTHMPEKDIRTILGRFLFTQDEVKKVINDLSGGEKARLQLALLMLEKNNVLILDEPTNHLDIDSKEMLEKALQNYEGTILFVSHDRYFINELSTKIFHITTEGNELFHGDYQYYLEKLEQREAIHNYEQSSIHQQNENIDENYYINQKQMKKERRKLERQLEEIEHDISHYEAQIADFEHQLTLPEVFNDVEKSNEINSQRIQTEHLLEESMEKWELIENQLD